A single window of Mycobacterium sp. ITM-2016-00318 DNA harbors:
- a CDS encoding alpha/beta hydrolase: MPRVDAGQAVRTVRSQLRWMTRAKPGDYLIALSAVSASTPVIGRHIQPISGMAALGVCGRTYLPGIVSAMASARFDPGGYQLRRQQLALTPTVLTEALQGIVSADDLSHPWPSHPQRAPLWKAAGQRRYVHRSSVHYGDHPSQVLDVWRSQEHPGTPAPVLVYIPGGAWVFGSRTLQGHALMAHLVRRGWVCLSLEYRTSPQHRWPRQMTDVKAAIAWARANVAQFGGDPEFIVAAGCSAGGHLATLAGLTANDPRWQTELPADADTSVDAVVSLYGLYDWQDRSTVQRARFMQFLERAIVKRSQVRHPEVFEAASPVDRIHEAAPPFLVVHGSRDSLIPVGEARAFVDKLRSVSAATVGYVELPGVGHGFDLVDGARTGAVVAAIGRFLHQIHQNQSGSAAGAAV; the protein is encoded by the coding sequence ATGCCTCGAGTCGACGCTGGACAGGCAGTTCGCACCGTCCGGTCCCAGCTCCGGTGGATGACTCGAGCAAAGCCAGGCGACTACTTGATTGCGCTGAGCGCCGTATCCGCGTCGACTCCGGTGATCGGGCGGCATATTCAGCCAATCAGCGGCATGGCAGCCCTCGGTGTGTGCGGAAGGACATATCTTCCCGGCATCGTCTCGGCGATGGCCAGCGCGCGTTTCGACCCGGGCGGCTACCAACTCCGACGTCAACAACTCGCCCTGACACCGACGGTATTGACGGAAGCGCTGCAGGGCATCGTGAGTGCCGACGACCTTTCACATCCGTGGCCGTCACATCCGCAGCGCGCTCCCCTGTGGAAGGCGGCTGGGCAGCGCCGCTACGTGCATCGGTCATCTGTGCACTACGGTGATCACCCCAGCCAGGTACTCGACGTATGGCGAAGCCAGGAACACCCAGGCACTCCCGCTCCGGTGCTCGTCTACATTCCGGGCGGCGCATGGGTCTTCGGAAGCCGGACACTGCAGGGCCATGCGCTGATGGCCCATCTGGTCAGGCGAGGCTGGGTCTGTTTGTCCCTCGAATACCGGACCAGCCCGCAACATCGCTGGCCGCGTCAGATGACCGATGTGAAAGCTGCGATCGCGTGGGCGCGCGCCAACGTCGCCCAATTCGGTGGAGACCCCGAATTCATTGTTGCCGCTGGGTGTTCGGCAGGTGGGCACTTGGCGACGCTGGCCGGACTGACCGCCAACGATCCACGGTGGCAAACCGAACTACCCGCTGACGCTGACACATCCGTCGATGCCGTCGTGAGCCTGTACGGTCTCTACGACTGGCAGGACCGCTCGACGGTGCAGCGCGCACGGTTCATGCAGTTCCTCGAGCGCGCTATCGTCAAGCGCTCGCAGGTTCGCCACCCCGAGGTGTTTGAAGCGGCATCGCCAGTGGATCGAATTCACGAAGCCGCGCCACCGTTTCTCGTGGTGCACGGAAGCCGTGACAGCCTCATTCCCGTTGGAGAGGCGCGCGCGTTCGTCGACAAGCTGCGATCTGTGTCCGCAGCGACCGTCGGCTATGTCGAGCTGCCAGGCGTCGGCCATGGTTTCGATCTGGTCGACGGTGCACGCACTGGCGCGGTTGTCGCCGCCATCGGACGATTCCTCCATCAGATTCACCAGAATCAATCGGGTAGCGCTGCGGGCGCGGCCGTCTAG
- a CDS encoding WS/DGAT domain-containing protein, producing MKAATAVRVSGPPIANTTVSNVPGPTDPIYFAGARLMRVTEASRSG from the coding sequence ATGAAAGCCGCTACGGCAGTGCGTGTTTCGGGCCCTCCGATCGCCAATACTACAGTGAGCAACGTGCCAGGCCCGACCGATCCGATCTACTTCGCGGGCGCTCGCCTTATGCGGGTGACGGAAGCGTCTCGATCGGGGTGA